GTAGGCCGGTTCGCCGGTCGGACGCAGCACCTGCAGGAAGCCGGCGCCCGAGATGGCGACGTCGAGCGGCTGGCTGGTGGTTTGCAGGTTACCGTTGGTGAAGGCCTTCTGGGTGCCGACGACGCGCACGCCGTTGCCGAGCTGGACGCCGCCGTTGACGGTGTTGTCGGCATTCTGGGCGCCCGGCTGCGAATCGACCTGGTAGAACAGGTCTTCGAACACGACGCGGTCGCGCTTGTAGCCGACGGTGTTGACGTTGGCCAGGTTGTTGGCGATGGCCTGCAGCTTGGCATCCTGTGCCTGCACGCCGGTCTTGCTGATCCACATTGCTGGATTCATGGTTGCTCCCTAATTAAATGTGCTGGCGGCTCAGGCGCCGATGAGGCGGTTGCCCGATTCGTTCATGCTGTCGCTGGCCTTGAACATCTTCATCTGCAGTTCGAAGCTGCGGTTCAGGCTCATCACGGCCACCATCTCTTCCACCGCCGAGACGTTGCTGCCCTCGAGGGCGCCGCCGCGCACGGTGACGTTCGGGTCCGCGGCCAGCGGTTCGCCGTCGCGCGGCACGATCAGGCCGGACTCGTTCTTGGCCAGCTGGGCGCCTTCGGCGCTGACCAGTCGCAGGCGGTCGATGATCTGGGTGATGGTGCCGCCTTCGGGCAGCACCGAGATGGTGCCGTCCTTGGCGATGTCGACCGCGGTGTGCGGCGGCAGCACGATCGGCCCGCCTTCGCCCAGCAGCGGCCGGCCGCCCACCGTCAGCGCGCCATCGGCGTCGATGGCGATGGCGCCGGCACGGGTGTACGCTTCGCCCTCACCGAACTCGACCGCCAGGTAGCCGTTGCCGTTGACGGCCACGTCCAGCGCGCGGCCGGTGTCGCGCACCGTGCCGTTGCGGGTCGAGACGGCATCGGCCACGCCGCGCGACAGGTGCACGTCGTCGTAGCCATAGCCGGCCAGCGCCTGGGTCGATGCGAGCTCGATATTGGCGCGAAAGCCGGGCGTGTCGGCATTGGCCAGGTTGTTGGCGCGCACCTGCTGTGCGTGCAGGGTGCGCTGGGCGGCGCTGACGGCGGTGAAGATGAACTTGTCCATGGCCTGTGCTTACAGCGCCTGCATCAGCGACTGCATCATCTGGTTCTCGGCGGTGATCACCTTCGAGTTGGCCTGGTAGTTGCGCTGCGAGGTCATCAGGCCGACCAGTTCCGCCGTGATGTCCACGTTCGAGCCTTCCAGCGAACCCTTGGACAGCTTGCCGGCCAGGCCGACGCCCGGCGTGGAATACAGCGGCGCGCCCGAGTTGGCGTTGGCGATCCACGAGGTGTCGCTGGTCGGGACCAGGCTGCTTTCGTCCGGGAAGGTGGCGAGCGCCACGGTGCCCACGACCTGCTGCTGTTCGTTGCTGTACTTGGCGACGATGGAACCGTCCTCGGCCATCTCGACGCCGACGAAGGTGCCCGAGGAGTAGCCGTTGGCGCGGTTGGTGTTATTGGTCGCCGCACCGCCGAACTTGGTGGTGGTGGCGTAGTCGAAGGTGAACACGAGCGGCTCGGCGCCGGGCGCGTTGATCGTCAGCGCCGGCCCGGTCGTCCCGCCTGCCTCGATGCGGCCATTCAGGTCGAATTCCAGGTCGAAGGTGGCGGCGGCCACGGGCTCCGCGCCGTTCAGGCTGTAGCGCACCGTGACGACATCGTCGTCCGTCTTGAGGAAGTATTGCGACACCGTGTGCTCGGTGCCCAGCGAATCGTAGACCACCGACTGCTTGACCATGCTGTAGGTGTTGGCGTCCTCGAAGTCGAAGTCGTCGGCATCCTTGACCGGCCAGTCGTTCGACATATTGCCCGAGTAGGCGACGCGGGTGCTGGCCACGGCCGGAATCTGGCCGGTCGGGATGGAAATGTCGCCCATGGCGCCCATCACGCCATTCTCGGTCTTGCCATAGCCCTGCACGCGCTTGCCGGTGGCGTCGATCAGGAAGCCGTCGGCATTGGTGTTGAAGATGCCGACGCGCGAGTACGAGACCACGCCCTGGGCGTCGCGGCTGGTAAAGAAGCCGCGGCCGAGGATGGCGGCGTCGAGGCCGCGGCCGGTGGTCTGCAGGCTGCCGTTCTTGCCGATGTCCTGGGTCAGCGAGCCCACCTGCACGCCATTGGCCATGTCGCCCGCATAGACCGAAGCGAAGTTGGCGCGGCTGCCCTTGAAGCCATAGGTGCCGGCGTTGGCGATATTGTTCGACAGGGTGTTCAGCTGCTCGTTGATGGCCTGGATGCCCGACAGGGCGATATTGAAGCTCATGGGGAATCCTTCGATTAGTTGGTGAACGCCAGGTCGGCGGATTTGTCTTTGCCGTGGAAACCGGTGATCCAGCCCGGCTCGACTTCGCCGACGCCGGCCACCTGCATCAGGATGCCGCCGTTGGCGTCGAGGCGCACGCTGTTCAGGCGGCCATTGATTTCGATCGCGGGCTTGGTGCCGTCCGACGCTTCGGCGGCAATGCTGTACTTGCCGGGCGGCAGGCCGAGCTTGGCCGGGTCGATGGTGAATTCCTGGCCGCCGATGCCGTGCGGCGGCAGTTCGATCCTAGTCTGCTTGCCGGCCACGTCGGTCAGGATGACGTGGGTCAGGGGGCTGGCGCCTTCGAGCCGCACATTGCCGCTGATCGCGGTATCGCCCAGTTCGACGCGGCTGGTCTCGACCGAGACCTGGCTGCCGACCTGGCCGCCCATCGTCAGCACCTGCAGGCTCTGCAGCATGGCGGCGCTGGCGGCCGTGGTCTGGGTCATGTTTTCCAGCGCCTCGGTCTGCGACAGCTGCGACAGCTGGTTCACGAAAGTGGCCGGATCGGAGGGCGCCAGTGGATCCTGGTTGCGGATCTGCGCGACCAGCAGCTTGGTGAACATGTCCTTGTTCTCGCTCATCGGCACGCCGGGCGGACGCTCGTTGCCGTAGTTGGCGCCGAAGCCGAAGTTGGTATTGGTGGTGACCATGATCAGCTTTCTCCCATGCGGATCAGGGACTGCTGCATCGACTTGATGCGGCCCATGACCTCGACGTTGGTTTCGAAGGCGCGCGAGGCGGCCATCATGTCGGCCATCTCGGCCACTTCATTGACGTTGGCGTAGAACACCATGCCGTCGGCGTCGGCCAGCGGATTGTCCGGCTCGTGCACGCGGCGCAGCGGTTCGCTCGACTGCACCACGTCCAGCACGGCCACCTTGGCCACGCCTTGGCCGTCGAGCATGGCGGAAAACACGGGCTTCCTGGCGCGGTAGGCCTCGGCCTCGGTAGTGGCCACGGCATTCGCATTGGCCAGGTTGCTGGCGATCGTGTTCATGCGCACGGTCTGGGCCGCCATGGCCGAACCAGCGATGAGGGAAATGTCCTTGAAACCCATTCAGCGCTCCTTATTGGCCGGTGATGGCTTTGTTCAGGCCGCGCAGCTTCATATTGATGAAGGTCAGGCTGGTCTGGAAATCGGAAGCGTTCTGAGAGAAGGCCGCCTGCTCGACGCCGATCTCGACGGTATTGCCGTCGGCGCTGGGGTGATAGGGCACGCGGAACAGCGGTCCGTCCTCGGAAAGCGTGGGGGCGCCATCCTCGGCATCCATCCGGTCCTGCAGCACGGCGGCGAAGTCGATGTCGCGCGCCGTATAGCCCGGCGTGCTTTCGTTGGCGATGTTCGCGGCCAGCACGCGGGTGCGTTCGGCGCGCAGCTGGAGCGCGTCGGCGCTGACGCCGAGTGCTTCCTTGAAATTAATCGACATGGCGATTCTCCAGTGAACTGCAGTGAGTTTGGTTAGAATGGGTCTTTCCGCCTGACCCGTATTGTCCAATGATAGATTTCCGTAGGGCAACTATTAGTATTGTAACCTGTCTGTTGTGCACCACAGCGTGGTCGGCGCAAACTCTTTCCGTACAGATAGAAAACGCGGCGCGCGAGCAGCTCGAGAAGGGCGCCGATGCCCTCGGGCTGGGCGATCCGCAGTTCGACCTGGCCGTGTCCAGCAGCCGCCCGCCGCCCGAATGCAAGGGGGAAGTCAGCATCGAAGCGGTCGACGTGCGCCAGCCGGCGCGCATGCGTTTCGTCGCGCGCTGCCCGGACGGCAAGGGCTGGCGCCACGACTTCGTGGTGCGCGCGCGCATCTCGGCGCTGGTGGCGGTGACGGCGGTCCCGGTGGCGGCCAACCGCGAACTGGTCGAGTCCGACGTCACGCTCGAGCGGCGCGACATCACCCAGGTGCGCGACCCGATCGGCATGCTGGAGGAAGCGGTCGGCCAGTCCAGCCGGCGCAGCCTGCGCGCGGGCGAAGTCCTGCGCGCCAGCCAGCTGGTGGCGCCGATCGCCGTCAAGCGCGGCGACGCCGTGGTCATGACCGCGCGCCAGGACGGCATCGAAGTCAGCATGGCAGGCGAGGCGCTCGACGCCGGCGCGCGCGGCGCCGTGGTGCGGGTCAAGAACAGCGCCAGCGGCCAGGTGGTGCGCATGCGCGTGCTGGGCGCCGGCGCCGTGCAGCCGATCGATATGCCGCTGGGCGAGTAAGGCTTCATTCCCTGTTCCCCTGGAGGCCGGCCGCGATGCGCGCCAGCTTGGCCGCATAGCCCGGATCGGTCGCATAGCCGCCGCGCGCCAGTCCCTCGGCGAAAGCCCGGGCATCGCCGCCGGTGTTCAGGGCGCCGCGATAGCGCGGGTTGTCGCTCAACACGCGCGCATAGTCCTGGAATGCGCTGGCGGCGTCCGGATAGGCGCGGAAGCGTTCGCGTGTCTTGATGGCGGCGCCGTTCACGTATTCGGTGGTGGTCGATTCGCCGCTGGCGCCCTCCCAGCTGGCGCCGGCCTTGATCCCGAACAGGTTGTGGCTGCTCGCGCCTTCCGCCGTGCGCAGCGGGCGCTGGCCCCAGCCCGATTCCAGCGCGGCGTGGGCCTGCACCAGTTCAGGCGCCACGCCCAGGCGTTCGGCCGCCTGGCGCGCCCAGGGGGCGATGCTGTCCAAAAACGCCTGCTGCTCGGGCGTGCCGGCGGCCGCCGCATCGACGCCATGTTCTTCAGGGTTCATGATGAGGCCTTGCGCGCGCAGGCGCAGCATGGCGCCTTCGGCGCTCAGGCTGCTGGCCGCGCCGCCATCCGTGTCGCCATGCTGGATGTAGGCGTTCACTTCGTCTTGCAGTTCGCTGAACAGGCGGCCGAAGCTGGCGTCGCCGCCGCCCAGGGCGGCGGTCGGGCGGGTAGCAATGGTCGCCGCGGTCGCCGCCGTCGGCGCGATCGTGAAATCAGCGTGGCGCATAGGTGCCATCCTCGCCGTGCAACACGCGCTGCATCGTGGAATATTGGTCGGCCAGCAGCTGGCCGTTGCGGGCGGTCGCTTCCTTGCAGGCGCGCACGATGCCTTCCAGCTCGCGCCAGCCCGCCTCGAACACCACGCGCGCGGCCGGGACGAGGCTGGCCATGTACTGGTCCATCGTGGCCTGCGGGCCGAGCAGGGCGCGCACCAGTTGCAGGCGCTGCTGGCGCCGCGCTTCCATGTTTTCCAGTAGCGGCGCCAGGCCGTCGGCCAGCGCGGTCAGCTCGGCGCTGCGATGTCGCACGGCGGCCTCGAACTGCTTTTCGAGCAGGGTGTGGATGGTGGCGGCCTCGGCCAGGTCGAGGTTTACGCCCTCGAGCAGCAGGCCATTGGCCTGGGCGCGGGTCAGGGTCGCCATGCTAGCGGCCTCCGTGGAATTTCTGGATCAGGCCCGCCAGCCGGCCCGGGTCGAACGGCAGTTCGCCGCGCGCCAGCGCATCGCGCAGCTCGGCCACGCGGGCGGCGTCGAAGTCGGGCATGGCGCGCAGCGCTTCGGCCGCCGGTTTCAGGACTTCGGACTGCAAGGCGGCGTTGGGCGCCGCCGGGGCGTCGAGCTGGACCGGGGCCGGCGCGGCCTGGCCGCCGGCGCTGACGGTAGCGACGGCGCCGCTGGATGAGCCTGTGATTTTCATGCGGTTACCTCGGGATTTGGCGTGGATCGTCATGGCGTTTTCGGCAGTTGGCCGCGCAGTTCTTCCAGCGCGGCCGCGTCCGGCATGGTGACGGTGGCGCCGCTGCCCAGCGCCGTGCCGTTGCTGCCGGGGGCGCCGAACATGCTCGCCACCGCGCGCGACTGGGCGCTGGTCAGGATCAGGAGTTCGATGCGGCGGTTCATGCCACCCAGCGGGTCGTCCGGATGCAGCGGGCCGCGGTCGGCCATGCCCACCACCTGCAGGATGGTGGAACTTTGCATGCCGCCGGTGAGCAACTGGGCGCGCGCGGCCAGCGCGCGGTCGGTCGACAGCGCCCAGTTCGAGTAGCCGCCCTTGTCGGGGCCGGCATAGCGGCTGGAATCGGTGTGGCCGACGATCAGCATCTGGTTGCGCATCTGGGCGAACAGCGGGCCCATCTTTTGCAGCAGGCGCGCGAAGCGGCCGGTGGGCAGCGCGCTGCCGCGCATGAACATGCCCTGTTGATCGGTATCGTGCAGCATCACGCGCAAGCCATAGGGCGTGACGACGGTGGCCAGGTTGGCGGCCAGGCCGGCGTTCACCGACAGTTCGGTCAGCGCCTTCGACAGGGCGGCCAGGTCGGACGGCGTCTCGTAGGCGACCTTCGGCGCGCTCGGGCTGCCCGGATTGCTGGTGCCGGCATTGCCGGTGCGCGGCACCTCGAAGCGCTCGATCAGGCTGCCGCTCGGCTCGCTGGCGATGGCCGGCTTCTGGCCTTGTCCCTCGAGCATGCCGCTGTCGGTGGCGTCGCGCACGATCGCCTTCAGGTTCTGCTGCTCGCGCGCGGCGATCAGCCACAGCACCAGGAACAGGGCCATCAGCGCCAGGCAGAAGTCGGCGAACGCGACTTTCCAGGCGCCGCCGTGCTCGTCGTGCTGGTGCTTGCCGCCGCCGCGCTTGACGATGGTCGATTCGTGCTTGTCGTTCGGTTTCGACACGTGTTACCCCGTCATGCGGTCGCTGCCGCGGCGCCGCTTGTTCTGCGATTCGTCCTCGCCGCCCATGGCGTTGATCCACTGTTCCAGTTGGGCGAAGCTGGGCTTGGTATTGAGCTGGATCAGGCGCCGCCCGGCGTCGATCGCCAGCAGGGCCGGCTTGCCGGCCACGTGGGTGCACAGCACCACCTTCACTGTCTCCATGGTCGAGGCGTCGGAATTCACGGTCTGCTTCATCAGGTTGGCCAGCGGCTCCAGCACGCCGTAGCAGAAGAAGATGCCGATGAAGGTGCCGACCATGGCCGCGCCGACCTTCTCGGCGATCTCGCCCGAATCGGCGCCGCCCGAGACCGAGAACATGGCCATCACGATGCCCAGCACCGCGGCCAGGATGCCGAAGCCCGGCATCGCCTCGGCGATCTTCTGCAGCGATTTCGAGGGCTGGGTCAGCTCTTCGTGGATGGCTTCCAGTTCCTGCTCCAGCACGCCTTCGAGCTCATGGGCGTTGATCTTGCCCATCGCCATCAGGCGGAAATTGTCGACGATGAAGGCCAGCAGCTTCGGTTCGTCCAGGATCAGCGGATAGCGCTGGAACAGCGGGCTTTCGGCCGGCGCCTCGACGTGGGCGTCCAGGGCCTTCAGGCCGCCGGCCGCGGTCTGCAGCAGTTCGTACATCAGGAGCAGCAGCTGGCGCTGGAATTCCGAATCGTGCTTCTTGCGCGCCGCCACTTTCTTGAGCTGGTGTCCCATCTCGGCCAGCACGTGCCGCGGATTGCCCAGCACCAGGGCGCCCAGGGCGGCGCCGCCGATGATCAGGATCTCGACCGGGTGGAAGATCGCGGAGAAGGTGCCTCCCATCATCGTGAAACCGCCGAAGACGGCGCCGAGCACGATGGCGATACCGAGTAGTTGCTGCATGACGTAGGCCTTTCTGGCTTTTCTCTGTTATTCGGTTCAGTCGCGCTGCAGCGCGGCCTTCATCTTGGCCAGCGCGCTCTTGTTGAGCTGGCAGACACGGGCGTCGGACAGGTCGAGCACGGCGGCGATTTCCTTGTAGCTCAATTCGAACTCGTAGATCATCTGGATCACGCGCTGCTCCTTTTCGTTGAGGCTCGACAGCACCTGTTCCAGGCTGCGCCGCACCATGAACTGCTCTTCGGGCCCGGGGGCATGGTGGGCTTCGGCGACCGCTTCCTGCAGCATTTCATCGAAACTCAGCATTTCCTCGGCGCTGTCGTCGAGCAGATACTGTCGATACGCTTCGGCGGACAGGCCCAGCGCCTGCGCCGCTTCCTTCTCGTTCGGCTCGCGCCCCAGGCTGCGGGTCAGAGCGCGCAAGGCGTCGCGCTGGCGGTGGCTGTCCTGGCGCACGGCGCGCGGACGCCAATCCTGGCGCCGCAGCTCGTCGAGGATGGCGCCGCGCACGCGCAGCGCCGCATAGCTCGAAAAGCCGGTATCCGGCTGGCCGTAGCGGCGCAGCGCCTCCAGCAGGCCCATCAGGCCGATCTGTTCCATGTCGTCGCGCCCCAGCGCGCCCGAGACCTGGCTGCCGAGCTGGCGCGCGATGCGCTTGACCAGCGGCGCATAGGCCAGCAGGTGGCGTCCCTCTTCCTGCGCGCTCATGCCGGATGCGGCCTGCGCCTCGCCATATTCGGCATAGGCGGCGCCGGGGGCGACGTCGAGGTAGTCGGTCATATAGGCCACGTGGTCACCTGGCGGATCGCGTCACTCGATGATCAGCTTGCCGACCATGACTTCGGAAAACGGCTTGATGTGGTTTTCCTTTTCATAGTTGGCGTTGAATACCTTGTTCAGCTCGGACGCGTACTGGTCCACCGTCATCGCCGAGGCCTCGGCCAGCGTGCGCGCCGACAGCGCCGACACGGCGATGCTGCGCAGCAGCGGCAGCTGTTCCTTGGCTTCCTTCTCCTCGGCCGGGGTGGTGGCCAGCACCAGGTCGACCGACAGGTAGTGCGCGGCCTGGTCGTTCGGCGCGCGGCGCAGCATGACGATCACCTTGTCCAGCGTGACGTACTTGGTCGGTTTCTTTTCCGGAGCCGGCCGGGCTTCGGCGCCGGCGGCCGGGGCCGGGCTCATGTACCACATGGCGCCGCCCGCGGCGGCGGCGGCCGCCACGGCGACAGCGGCGAAGGCGATGATCAGTTTTGCTTTCATGGTCGTTCGCGCTCATTCATCGAAAACAGGGAACCGGCGTCGCCGGCATCGTTCAGGGCCAGGCCAGGCGTGCGCTGGCGCTGCTCTTCTTGTTCCTGCTGGCGGCCGCGGCCCTGGGCATCGGCGCCGGGCTGGCCGGACGGCTGCTGGCCGGCCTGGCTGCTGGCCTGGGCGCGCGGGGTCTCGCTCACGCTCACCGCCACGTTGGCGTACTGGCGGCCGGCGAGGTCGTTGCGCAGGCTGTCGCTGACCGTGTTCAGCTGGCGCAGCACCTCGCTATTGGAGGCGGCGATATGCACTTCGAGGTTGCCGCCGCTGTGGCGCACCGAGATGTCGATCCGGCCCAGCATCGGCGGCTCGAGGCGGATCGTCGCCTGTTCTTGCCCGCGGCCGAGCTGCAGCTGGAGCCGCTCGCCGAGCGCTTCGTGCAGGGTCTGGCGCCAGGCGGCCGGCGGGCCGGCGAGGGTCACGCTGTCGGCGCCGCGCATGGTCGCCGCCTGGCCGGTGGCGGCGGCTGCGCCGGTCGTTGGCGTCGTGGCGGTGGCCGTGGACGCGGCGTCGGCGCCATCGGCCTCGGCGGCGACGGTAACGGCTGCCGCCGGCGCGGCCGGGGTCGTGCTTGCTGCGTTTGCCGCCGGTACAGGTGCGGCCGGGGCCGGGGCCGGGGCGTTCGCCATCGCCGCGGCAAGCTCGACACGCGGCGCGGCCGGCGCGGCTGGCGTGGCGGCCGGCAGCGGCAGCGGCAGGGCAGGGACATCGGCGGCGCTGCGGGCGGCGGCCTGTAGCGGCGCGTCGACGTCGGGCGGTGCATCGGTGGCGGCTGCCTGGTCGGCGACGCCGGCCTTGGCGCCCGGCATCGCCATCATCATGGCCGGCAGCGCGGCCGGCGCGGCCTGCGGCGTCATCGCGGCCAGCAGGGCGTCGAGCGCGGGCGCTTCGAGGGCGAGGGTATCGTCCGCCGGCTCGGCCGGGTCTTCCGGCGCGGCCGCAGGGGCCTCGCCGGTTGCCAGCGCCGGATCGACGTCGGGCAGCGCGCCATCCAGGGCGATCCAGTGCTCGAACGGCAGCGTCCCGGCGATCATGGGGGCGGGCAGGCCCGCGAGCGCGGTCGCGGGCGCCGGCTCCTGCGGCGCGCCGGCAACGGCGTTCATGGCGGCGGTCATCGTATTCATCGCGCTATTCATCGAGAAGTTCATCGTGGCGTGCTACCTGATTCGAGTTCGCCCGCGAGGGCATAGGCCATCCAGCCTTCCTTGTTGTCGCGCATCTCGCCCAACTGCGCCTCGAGCTGGGCGGCGGCCGCGGCGGCGGCGCTGGCGGCGCCGTCGTGGGCCGCACGCAGCCTGGCGTGGGCGGCGCGTTCGCGCGCGCTCCAGGCGCCGTGCGCGGCCAGCGCCTGTAGCTGCGGCGCCAGCTCGCGCACGGCGCACTCCAGCAGTTCCCAGTCGGCGCGCGCGCCGGCATCGATCAGGCGCGCGGCCAGGCGCTCGATGGCGGCGCTCCTATCCATTGCGTTCCTGGACGCCTTTCCAGCCCTGGCGGATGGTGGTGAGCACCTGCACCACTTCGTCGACCATGGCGGGATCGAGCTTGATGCCGGCGCCGTGCAGGCGGGTGGCGCAGAAATCGTAGATGCGCGCCAGGTTGGCCACGGTCTCGCCGCCGCTCTCGAAGTCGAGCGAGCTCGACAGGCCATTGATGATCTCGACGCATTTGTCGATGCTGGCGGCCTTGGCTTCATAGCGGCGCGCGACGATGTGGGCGCGGGCGCGCGCCAGTTCGTCGAGCAGGCCGTCGGTCAGCAGCAGCACCAGCTCGACCGGCGAGGCGCGCGAGGTCTGCGCATCCAGGTTGACGGCGTGGTAGCTGCCGTAGGCTTCCTGATAGGACATGGTGGTCTGGCTTTCTTAATTTTTGTCGTTGCCGAACAGGGCGTCGAACAGGGTCACGTTGTAGTTCATCATGCCTTGCATGGTCTGCAGCTCCGTGTACTGGCGCAGGTAGCGGTCGTAGGCGGCCTTGTGCTGCTGGTCGAGCGTGGCCTGGCGGTCCACCAGCCGCGATTGCAGGCTGCCGTTCTGGTCGCGGCGCTGCTTGATCTGGCCGTCGACGGTGTTGCTCCAGGATTTCAGGTATTTGTCGAGTTCGCCGGCGACGCCGGTCGGGGTGCTGGCCGAGGCCGCGCCGATCACCGCGTCCAGGCCGTTCGGGTTGCGCGCCAGCTGGGCCAGCAGGCGGTCGCTGTCCACCTCGAGCGTGCCCTTGCGGTTGGCGATGATGCCGTAGCTGGCCAGCGATTCGCCGCTGCCCGGGCGCAGCAGGGCGGTCAGGCGGTCGTTGAGCGCGCGCACGCCGCCGTCCCTGGCGAAGGCGCCGTCGTCGGCCTTGGTAGCAGGGTCGCCGCCATCGGTCAGCTTGTCGAGGACGGTCCTGAGCTTGTTGAAGGCATCCACGAAGGCCTGCACATTGGCGGTGGTGGCCTTGTCGTCCGGGCCCACGGTCAGCGTGACCGGCGCCGCGCCGCTGGCGTGCGCCTTGGTGAAGGTCATCTTGACGCCGTCGATGGCGGTGAAGGTATTGCTGGCCTGGGTGATCGCGGTGCCGCCTTCGCCGCCGACGTGGATCTCGGCGTCCGCCGCCGCGACCAGGGTGCGCAGGTTGGCGTTGCCCAGCTTGTCCGCCAGCGAATCGGCGCCGATGCTGCCCTGCAGGCCGCTGGCGTCGATGGTGATCTTCGAGGCCAGGCCGGTGTCCTTGGCGGTCAGCACCAGTTCCGAGTTGCCGTTGCCGGTATTGACCACCGAGGCCACGACCTTGCCGGCATTGCCTTCGGCGCTGTTGATGGCGGCCGCCAGCTCGCGCGGGGTCAGGTTGCGCGGGCTGGCGCCGAGGTCGACCTCGAAGCCGGGGGCGCCGCCCATATTGACGTTCAGCTTGCCGCTGACGCCGGTGGCGTTGCCGAGGCCGGCATATGCCACCTGGCTGGCCGCGGCCAGCTGCTTGACGAAGAAGGAATAGGTGCCGGCCGCCGCGGTGGCGCTGGCGCTGGCGCTGCCCATGGCGGTGTCGCCGAAGACCGCCGACTGCGCGTACATGGTCTTGTTCAGGCCGGTGAGCGAGGCCAGGCTGGCCTGGAAGGCGGAGATCGCCGAACTCAGGTCGGACAAGCCTTTCTCGGTGGCGTTGGCGGCCGCCTTGTTGGCCGTCAGGATCTGCTGGCGCGCCAGCGTGTATTTGTCGGCCAGGTCGTTCGCGGTCAGGACCGGATCGAAGGTAGGGGCGGTGATTACAGTTGCCATGAATTGCTCCTTGAATGGTGTGCGTGTGCTTCGCTCATGCCGCGGCCGAGCCGCCCGGTTTTCCGGCCATCCACGATTGGGTGGCGATATCGTCCTCGCGCTTTCTGGTGGCGCGTTCCTGTTCGACTGCCAGCGCATCCTGCTCGCGCACCAGCACCTTGCCCAGCAGCTCGCGCCGCACCCAGGCATCCTTCAGGCGGCCCTGGGCCACCGCCATATTCGCTTCGTGCAGCGCCAGGTCGGTGCGGTGGCTGTCGGCCAGCGCCATCACGCCCTGCTTGTAGGCGCCGCAGTTCAGGGCCAGCGCCGGGTTCAGCGCCAGCTTGGCGCCCGAGGCTCCGCTGCCTTCGGCCAGCAACGCCAGGCGCTCGAGGTTGACCTGGTAGCGCACCCGGGTCGCTTCCTGGCTGGCCAGGTCGGCCTGCAGGCGGTCGACCTGCGTGGTGCGCAGCTGCACCAGCGTGTCCAGGCTGCGGATGGTGTTTTCACGCTTCATGCCATCATCGCCTTCAGGGCGTCGACGCAGCCATCCATCGGCGCTTCCTCGCGCGTGCCCTGGCACAGGAAGGCTTCGATCTGCGGCTGCAACTGCACCGCGCGGTCGGTCTCG
This portion of the Telluria beijingensis genome encodes:
- a CDS encoding flagellar hook-length control protein FliK, with protein sequence MNTMTAAMNAVAGAPQEPAPATALAGLPAPMIAGTLPFEHWIALDGALPDVDPALATGEAPAAAPEDPAEPADDTLALEAPALDALLAAMTPQAAPAALPAMMMAMPGAKAGVADQAAATDAPPDVDAPLQAAARSAADVPALPLPLPAATPAAPAAPRVELAAAMANAPAPAPAAPVPAANAASTTPAAPAAAVTVAAEADGADAASTATATTPTTGAAAATGQAATMRGADSVTLAGPPAAWRQTLHEALGERLQLQLGRGQEQATIRLEPPMLGRIDISVRHSGGNLEVHIAASNSEVLRQLNTVSDSLRNDLAGRQYANVAVSVSETPRAQASSQAGQQPSGQPGADAQGRGRQQEQEEQRQRTPGLALNDAGDAGSLFSMNERERP
- the fliD gene encoding flagellar filament capping protein FliD, giving the protein MATVITAPTFDPVLTANDLADKYTLARQQILTANKAAANATEKGLSDLSSAISAFQASLASLTGLNKTMYAQSAVFGDTAMGSASASATAAAGTYSFFVKQLAAASQVAYAGLGNATGVSGKLNVNMGGAPGFEVDLGASPRNLTPRELAAAINSAEGNAGKVVASVVNTGNGNSELVLTAKDTGLASKITIDASGLQGSIGADSLADKLGNANLRTLVAAADAEIHVGGEGGTAITQASNTFTAIDGVKMTFTKAHASGAAPVTLTVGPDDKATTANVQAFVDAFNKLRTVLDKLTDGGDPATKADDGAFARDGGVRALNDRLTALLRPGSGESLASYGIIANRKGTLEVDSDRLLAQLARNPNGLDAVIGAASASTPTGVAGELDKYLKSWSNTVDGQIKQRRDQNGSLQSRLVDRQATLDQQHKAAYDRYLRQYTELQTMQGMMNYNVTLFDALFGNDKN
- the fliS gene encoding flagellar export chaperone FliS — encoded protein: MSYQEAYGSYHAVNLDAQTSRASPVELVLLLTDGLLDELARARAHIVARRYEAKAASIDKCVEIINGLSSSLDFESGGETVANLARIYDFCATRLHGAGIKLDPAMVDEVVQVLTTIRQGWKGVQERNG
- a CDS encoding flagellar basal body-associated FliL family protein; translation: MKAKLIIAFAAVAVAAAAAAGGAMWYMSPAPAAGAEARPAPEKKPTKYVTLDKVIVMLRRAPNDQAAHYLSVDLVLATTPAEEKEAKEQLPLLRSIAVSALSARTLAEASAMTVDQYASELNKVFNANYEKENHIKPFSEVMVGKLIIE
- a CDS encoding FliA/WhiG family RNA polymerase sigma factor; its protein translation is MTDYLDVAPGAAYAEYGEAQAASGMSAQEEGRHLLAYAPLVKRIARQLGSQVSGALGRDDMEQIGLMGLLEALRRYGQPDTGFSSYAALRVRGAILDELRRQDWRPRAVRQDSHRQRDALRALTRSLGREPNEKEAAQALGLSAEAYRQYLLDDSAEEMLSFDEMLQEAVAEAHHAPGPEEQFMVRRSLEQVLSSLNEKEQRVIQMIYEFELSYKEIAAVLDLSDARVCQLNKSALAKMKAALQRD
- a CDS encoding flagellar export protein FliJ; this encodes MKRENTIRSLDTLVQLRTTQVDRLQADLASQEATRVRYQVNLERLALLAEGSGASGAKLALNPALALNCGAYKQGVMALADSHRTDLALHEANMAVAQGRLKDAWVRRELLGKVLVREQDALAVEQERATRKREDDIATQSWMAGKPGGSAAA
- the motA gene encoding flagellar motor stator protein MotA yields the protein MQQLLGIAIVLGAVFGGFTMMGGTFSAIFHPVEILIIGGAALGALVLGNPRHVLAEMGHQLKKVAARKKHDSEFQRQLLLLMYELLQTAAGGLKALDAHVEAPAESPLFQRYPLILDEPKLLAFIVDNFRLMAMGKINAHELEGVLEQELEAIHEELTQPSKSLQKIAEAMPGFGILAAVLGIVMAMFSVSGGADSGEIAEKVGAAMVGTFIGIFFCYGVLEPLANLMKQTVNSDASTMETVKVVLCTHVAGKPALLAIDAGRRLIQLNTKPSFAQLEQWINAMGGEDESQNKRRRGSDRMTG